The Fulvivirga maritima genome segment ATTAAAGGGAAATTGGCAAATAGCTCTACTCTTATCATCACAGATAAGCCAGGCTTAGGTCAAAAAGGTAGCGGAATTAACTTTAGAACTGTAAATAACAAATTGGCTTTCGAATTGAACCAAAAAGTTATGGAGCAGTCTCAACTAAAAGTGTCAGGTCAGTTGTCAAGCATGGCAATCCTGATATAGCAAATCAAGAATAATCATTTTTTAAACTTACGGTATCAGTAGCCTTATGCTCAATATATCATTGTATTAGTGCTATGTAACATTGCAAAAGGAACTTTGCAGGTGTAAAAAAAATGCGATTGATATAACTAGGTGGACTAATTGAGCTTATTAAAGCTAAAGGTGGTAAAGGTTGAAAAGCTTTTACCACCGTGATACCACATTTTTTTAACGAGTCCACCAGAGTCTGATTGAAGCTTGTCAGACTTATTTTTTGAAGTAACTAACGATGTCCTAACTTTGGAATATGCAAGGTTACGGAATTAAAGAGCTTAATGATCATAAGGGTGATGAGGGGAAGAGGCCTCGTTGCCCGAAGATCATATCCCTGGTGCCCTCCATTACAGAACTTCTCTATCATCTTGATATTCAAAATCAGATAGTTGGTGTAACCAAATTTTGTATACATCCAAAAAGTTTTACTAAGTCTATTCCCAAAATAGGAGGCACAAAAAACTTTAAGTTTGACGTCATTGACAAGCTCAAGCCCGACTTGATCATTGGCAATAAAGAAGAAAACTATAAAGAAGGGATAGAACATCTTCAGAATAAATATTCCGTTTTACTAACTGATATCAAAACCATTCCTGAGGCAATTCAAATGATCAGTGATATTGGGGCTATTACCAATAGAAATGATCAGGCTGAAAATATTATTGATCAGATTAACCAAGGTCTGTTAAACCTTCAAAAAAAGGAGGCGAAAAAGGTGCTCTATCTCATTTGGAATAATCCATACATGGCAGCCGGAGGTGATACCTATATTAGTCATGTTATGGAAACATTAGGATGGGAAAACGCACTTAAGAATGTGCCCAGGTATCCGACCTTGACCCCAAAGAAAATAGCAGCTCTTAAACCAGATTTGATTTTGCTGTCTTCAGAGCCATTTCCCTTTAAAGAAAAGCATAAGAAAGAGCTTGAAGCAGTGATTCCTACATCTAAAATTCATTTGGTAGATGGAGAAATGTTTTCCTGGTATGGGTCCAGGATCATTCAAGCTCTCTCTTATTTCAATAAATTACAATTCTGATATTTCGAAGCCGGCCTTTTTCACATCTTCCCAGTAGCTGGGGTATGATTTATTGACTACAGAAGGATCATTAATAACTATATCGAACTGAGTGCTTAAGGGAGCAAAAGCCATGGCCATTCTATGATCATGATAAGTATCAAACTCAGGTTGGTTGACCTCAGGAAGTTCAGAAGCCGGAATTAAAGTCCATTTGCTGGAAGTTTCAATGAGTTGGCCGCCGAATTTTGCCAGTTCATTTTGCAAAGCACTAATTCTATCGGTCTCTTTTATTCTTAGGCTTTCAAGGCCAGTCATATGGCACTCTATACCTTTTATAGCGCAGATTACAGCCACGGTCTGAGCGAGGTCAGGACAATGGGTGAAATCGATGCTGGCTTCCTTTTTATGTGCGCATTTAGAAAGGATGGCGCCATCTTTAGTGAAGGTTGTAGATACACCTAAATCAGCCATAAAATCAGCCATTTTTCGGTCTCCTTGTATAGAGTCGTCTTTAAGGTCAGTAAGCATGACCTCCGCCTCATCGGATAAAGCTACAAAGCTATACCAGTAGCTAGCAGCGGACCAGTCTGGCTCTACAGTATATTCAGTAGGCTGGTATTTTTGCGGTGCTATAATAAGGCTATTACCATTCCAGCTGGCAGATACTCCAAATGATTTCATTACCGCTAAGGTCATGTCAATATAGGGCTTGCTGCCTATTTCACCTATAAGGTTTACTTTAAGTCCTTTAGGCAAGGTGGGTGCTATCATTAATAGCGCTGATATGTACTGGCTGCTAATGTTTCCAGGCACTTCAAGCTCATCAGTAATCTGATCTTTTATTTTATTTACCTTAATGGGAGGGTAGCCGTCGTTGTTTAAATAAGTAATACTAGCTCCTAATTTAGTGAGGGCTTCTACTAATACTTTTATAGGCCTTTCCTGCATTCTGGCCGTTCCTGTTAATATTTTTTCGTCTTTTGTGGCAGCAGCAAAAGCGGTTAAAAAGCGCATAGTGGTGCCAGCGTCTAACACATCCCAGGTATCATCTTCAGAGGCTAGCAAGCGAAGCATGGTCTGAGTATCTCTGGCTTCCGAAATATTTTGTATGTCAGACTGTGTTTCGCAAAGTGCGTCTATAATCAAAGCACGGTTAGCTATACTTTTAGAAGCAGGCAGAGATATAGTAGTGGGTTGTAGTTTATTGTGCTTTTTTATTAAGAGTTTTTTTGTTTCCACGATTCGCAATATTAATGTAACAAATGGCTTAAGTCAGCGTTTTGAAAATGGCATTATTTATGATAATACACTAAAAAAATAACTGTTTTAAGAAAATGAAAAATAGAAGAAAGTTGGCTTTAGCTTTAAGTTTATCCGTAGGAGCGCTTTTAGCTGTAGCTTCTGCCGGGAGAGGAAGAAGTACTGCACCCACCAGATCATCTGATTTAAAATCTTCACAAAGAAAAGTTTCCGATATAAATGATGAGATAGAAGCATATTATATTTAAAGGTTATTATAGTAAATAATAGCCTCAGTAGCTTCTGTGTTTGATATACTGATGTCCCAATTAGCTTCTCCCACTTTTTGTAGTAGAGAGGCCAGGACTTTATTTTCCCTATTTTTCTTATCCTGAATAAGGTATTGATTTATTCCTTCTAAGTCAGTCTCTAAAATATTCAGTTTATCAAAAATATTTAGGACATACTTTTCTATTTGCTTGAGTTCTTCTTCGTTGATATATCCACGTTTTAGGCTTATAAAGCTTTCGCAGATCATGCCTGCAGCTATTGCTTCTCCATGCAAAATGGCTCTATTGTTATTGAGTAAATAGCTTTCTATAGCATGCCCGATGGTATGGCCAAAATTCAGAATTTTTCTCATCCCAGATTCCAACGGATCATTTTCTACTACATCTGATTTTATTTTTACAGAGTGTTTAACACATTCATTCCAAGCAATATCCGGAAAACGAAGTGTTTGTAGCTTATCCCATCCGCTTTTATCAGCAATAAGGTGGTGTTTGATCACTTCAGCAAAGCCAGAACGCAGTTCATTAGCGGGAAGCGTTTTTAAGAAGGTTTGATCTATAATAACAGCAATCGGCTCTTTGAATAGACCGATGTGATTTTTATAACCATTGAAGTCAATGCCCAACTTGCCACCTACACTGGCGTCTACTTGTGAGAGTAGCGTGGTAGGGATATTAATGAAATCTATACCTCTTTTGTAGGTGCTGGCACAAAACCCTCCCATATCTCCGATGACCCCGCCACCGAGATTAATAAATAATGATTTGCGATCAAAGGCCGCAGAGGTAAGCTCTTGCCATATATAAGTGCATGTTTCAAGCGTTTTATGGCTTTCTCCACTATTGATTTCAACCAGAGTATGCTGCGGAAGGTATCTCTCCAGCAGTGGGTAGCAATGTGCTTTGGTATTTTCATCTACAAGCACGGCTATTTTATTGTAACTGCTGGTGTTTAGAAGGTTTATTAATTCTTCCGCCGCTTTTTCTGTGAATTTTATACTTTCACTTATTTCCACGAATAAACTTTTTGATTTTTTTAAATAGAAATGATTAACAGAATTTAGGGTAGCTGCCTAGCCATTTTACTGTAATGAGGGGATCTTCCATAATCACCTTCACCTTTTCATCATCTTTATGACCTTCAAACTCTACCAAAAACCAATATTTGAAATCTTTACCTTCTTTTGCCGGGTAGCTTTCTATTTTAGTAAGGTTAATGCCATTTTCATGGAATCCTTGTAGAAAAGAGGCAAGGCTCCCCGGTTCATTGTCATTAGACAGCTTCACCAGAATAGTGGTTTTGTCATTTCCACTAGACACATTATTGAAGTTTTTACTAATGATCAAAAAGCGAGTGTAGTTATCAGGACTGTCTTCTATATTATGAAATAGAATAGGCAAATGATACATTTTAGCCGCAATATGGGAGCAGATCGCAGCCGAATTTTCTTCCAAGGAAGCCAGCTTAGAGGCTTTAGAGGTAGAATCTACCGGTATGAGCTCTACACTTTTGTCAAAGTATTCATCTACAAACTTTCCACATTGCTTAAAGGCAATATCTTTAGAGTAAACTTTTTTAATGGTTTTTATATTTTCATTTTTTGAAGCAAATGAAAACTGAATAGGCATAGGTACTTCTGCTACTATGTTAATGTCATAATCGCATAGCACATTAATGGTGTCACTCACCATACCTTGTTGATTGTTCTCAATAGGGATTATTCCAAATCGTACCCTTTCGGTGTTTACCGCCTCAAATACTGATTGAATGGTTTTAAGGCTAATATATTCACCCATAGCACCAAATCTGGCTTCGGCTGCCTGATGGGTAAAACTGCCTTCAGGACCCAAATAGGCGACTTTTTCGGGAAGCTCAATATTTCTACTAACAGCAAAAATTTCAAGAAATATGGCTTCAATCGCACCTTTATCTAACATTCCCTTGCTGTCAGAGGTTAGTCTGTCTATGATAGCTTTTTCTCTTTCAGGACGGTAAATACTCGCGTTGGTAGTTTTTTTAATATTACCAATGGTTTTTACGAGTTCCATTCGTTCATTGAGTAGCTTTAAAAGCTGATGATCTATGGAGTCTATTTTACCTCTGAGGTCGTCTATGTTTACAACTTCTTTCATCACGGAATAAAGATATTTAAAAATTGAAAGAAGAAAGAGCTAAATGATTAATATTATATATTCGCACAATTATTCATTACTATGCAATTAAAATCTAACATATCTTTTAACGATACATCAGTAGCGTTTCAGGCTAAATCTGATGAGGCTTTGCGTAAAGCCAATTTTGTATTTTCAGTCGTTAACAACCCTTATATATCTAAGATGTCTATGGTGGCCGTAAAGGCAGCACTTGCGATTCGATTACCCATTAAATGGATTATTAAGAAAACGGTTTTTGAACATTTTTGCGGTGGCGAGACCATTCAGGATAGTTTACAATCTATTAAAGACTTAAATGCATATAATGTTGGTGCTATTCTTGATTATTCTGTGGAGGGTGTGGATACCACTAGTAATTATGAGAAGGTAAAAAAGCAGATTATAGATACTATCGTTACAGCTTCTAAAACTGAAGGTATTCCTTTTAGTGTGTTCAAAGTTACTGGTATTGGTTCTACCTCATCGCTAAGAAAAAGGCAGTCTAAAGAAAAGTTTACTAAGAAAGATCATAGTAATTATGAAAAGCTGAAAGGCAGGGTGGAAGATATTTGTGAAGCAGCTTATCAAAATAACGTTCCTATTTTGATTGACGCTGAAGAGTCCTGGATACAAGATTCTATTGATGAGATTGTGTATGAGATGATGGCTAAGTATAATAAGGAAAAAGCAGTTGTGTTTAATACTTATCAGATGTACAGGTCTGACATGCTTGGCAATTTAAAAAATGCATTTCACTATGCTGCTATGGGTAATTACTACCTGGGAGCTAAGCTGGTGCGTGGTGCTTATATGGAGAAAGAGAGAGATAGAGCTGAAGATAAAGGATATGAAAGTCCTATCCATCCTAATAAAGATGCGGTAGACAATGATTTTAATAAGGCGCTTTCTTTTTGCATGGATAACAAGCAGCGGATAAGCTTCATGTGTGGTTCTCATAATGAGTACAGCAATCTTTATCTTACTTTGTTAATGGAAAAGCATGGGATGAAAAATGATGATCCCAGGGTTTTCTTTGCTCAGCTATATGGAATGAGTGATAATATTTCGTTTAACCTGGCAGAGGCTGGTTATAATGTAGTGAAATATTTACCTTATGGACCAGTAAAAGCTGTAATGCCTTATTTATTTAGAAGGGCTACTGAAAATACCTCTGTAGCAGGTCAAAGTAGTAGAGAGCTCACTTTGATTAGAGCTGAATTGAAGAGAAGAAAAGAAGCGAAATAATAGTTGAAGGAGACGCTTCATACATCATGTTAACATGTATGAAGCGTCTGAGTATTTTTTATTTATCTGTGATTACAAACTCAACCCGTCTGTTTTTCACCCTACCACTTTCAGTTTCATTAGAAGCAATAGGCTGAGCCTCTCCAAAACCTAAAGAAGAAACTCTTTTCTTCTTAATCCCTTCTTTCAAAAGGTAATCCATTACAGATCTGGCTCGGTCTTCAGATAGTCTTTTGTTATAACTTTCAGAACCTAAGGAGCAGGTGTGTCCATCGAGTTGAATAGTTACTTTAGGGTTATCTTCCATAAACCTAACTACTTTGTTTAGTTGTGGTATAGATTCATCTCTTAAAGTGGCCTTATCAAAATCAAAATAGATATTATCCAGCGGAATTCGTTCACCCACTTCAATTGGAGTCATGTGTAATACATATTCCATGGTCTCACTTTCATAAACTCTGGTCAGGTCTATTTGATGAGTGTCTATAGATAAAAACTTATCCGCTTTAGCAGATATTTCATAGACATATCCTTTAGGGATTATAAAGTCAAATTTGCCTGTATTGTCAGTGGAAGGGTGCCATTCCGCTATATCCATAGTTTTATTATGAACCACCAATTTAGCTTCAGGTATCAACTCCTTAGTATTCTTGTTAATTACTTTTACATTTAGCTCTACCGTAGGGTCAGGAAGTTCATATGCAGGTAGCTCTAGTCTATAAATATCGGCATCTTGTCCATCTCCTCTGGTGTAATATGCATACTTACTGTCATATGCCAGATGAAAGAAAATCTCATCATCAGCTGAGTTAATGTACGGTCCCAGGTTTTCTGGTGTACTCCAGTTAGTCCAGGTGTCATCAAGTCGTCTGGAGATGTATACATCGCTGCCGCCAAAGCCCAAATGACCTTTTGATGAGAAATAAAGCGTTTTGCCATCTGCTGCAAGAAAAGGAGAGGATTCCTCATCAGGTGTATTGATAGTGCTTCCCAGATTTTTAGGGGTAGACCAGCGGCCATTTTCTTGTTTAAAGCTAACGTATAGATCGCGCCCTCCTTCACCATTTCTTCTATGAACAGACATAATAATAATCTGCTGATTGATACCCAGGTAGTAATTGGCAAATGGAGAGAAGTTTTCTTCATTTTCTATTATTACTGGCTCTACATCAGAAAGGCCATCTTCTGTCTGGGTAGCTATAGATAGGCCTTCGGTCATTTTATTTTTCAAGTATCTGTTCCCTAATAAAAGTACGTAACCATCTCCTTTAGGAGTAACACTACAAATAAAGTTAGGTCCTTTGTTGTTAAGGCTTGTTCCTATATTTTGAGCTTTCTTCCATTCTCCATCACTGTTTTTTTCTGAGAACCAAATGTCTTCCAGATCATCAGTGCCACCAACATTTTGAGGATCACCAACGCGGCTAAAAAACATAGTTTTACCATCAGGAGTAAGAAGAGGTTTCAGGTCTTTATAAGGGCTGTTAATACTATCGCTTAACTTTTCTGCCTGAACAGACTCATAAATACCAGCGGCAATTTTCATGTCTATCCTTATCGGCGTCTTAGAATCTGATATAGCAATAGCATCAATGCCGTTATACCCGG includes the following:
- a CDS encoding helical backbone metal receptor — encoded protein: MQGYGIKELNDHKGDEGKRPRCPKIISLVPSITELLYHLDIQNQIVGVTKFCIHPKSFTKSIPKIGGTKNFKFDVIDKLKPDLIIGNKEENYKEGIEHLQNKYSVLLTDIKTIPEAIQMISDIGAITNRNDQAENIIDQINQGLLNLQKKEAKKVLYLIWNNPYMAAGGDTYISHVMETLGWENALKNVPRYPTLTPKKIAALKPDLILLSSEPFPFKEKHKKELEAVIPTSKIHLVDGEMFSWYGSRIIQALSYFNKLQF
- a CDS encoding 3-phosphoshikimate 1-carboxyvinyltransferase produces the protein METKKLLIKKHNKLQPTTISLPASKSIANRALIIDALCETQSDIQNISEARDTQTMLRLLASEDDTWDVLDAGTTMRFLTAFAAATKDEKILTGTARMQERPIKVLVEALTKLGASITYLNNDGYPPIKVNKIKDQITDELEVPGNISSQYISALLMIAPTLPKGLKVNLIGEIGSKPYIDMTLAVMKSFGVSASWNGNSLIIAPQKYQPTEYTVEPDWSAASYWYSFVALSDEAEVMLTDLKDDSIQGDRKMADFMADLGVSTTFTKDGAILSKCAHKKEASIDFTHCPDLAQTVAVICAIKGIECHMTGLESLRIKETDRISALQNELAKFGGQLIETSSKWTLIPASELPEVNQPEFDTYHDHRMAMAFAPLSTQFDIVINDPSVVNKSYPSYWEDVKKAGFEISEL
- the aroB gene encoding 3-dehydroquinate synthase, which translates into the protein MEISESIKFTEKAAEELINLLNTSSYNKIAVLVDENTKAHCYPLLERYLPQHTLVEINSGESHKTLETCTYIWQELTSAAFDRKSLFINLGGGVIGDMGGFCASTYKRGIDFINIPTTLLSQVDASVGGKLGIDFNGYKNHIGLFKEPIAVIIDQTFLKTLPANELRSGFAEVIKHHLIADKSGWDKLQTLRFPDIAWNECVKHSVKIKSDVVENDPLESGMRKILNFGHTIGHAIESYLLNNNRAILHGEAIAAGMICESFISLKRGYINEEELKQIEKYVLNIFDKLNILETDLEGINQYLIQDKKNRENKVLASLLQKVGEANWDISISNTEATEAIIYYNNL
- the pheA gene encoding chorismate mutase encodes the protein MKEVVNIDDLRGKIDSIDHQLLKLLNERMELVKTIGNIKKTTNASIYRPEREKAIIDRLTSDSKGMLDKGAIEAIFLEIFAVSRNIELPEKVAYLGPEGSFTHQAAEARFGAMGEYISLKTIQSVFEAVNTERVRFGIIPIENNQQGMVSDTINVLCDYDINIVAEVPMPIQFSFASKNENIKTIKKVYSKDIAFKQCGKFVDEYFDKSVELIPVDSTSKASKLASLEENSAAICSHIAAKMYHLPILFHNIEDSPDNYTRFLIISKNFNNVSSGNDKTTILVKLSNDNEPGSLASFLQGFHENGINLTKIESYPAKEGKDFKYWFLVEFEGHKDDEKVKVIMEDPLITVKWLGSYPKFC
- a CDS encoding proline dehydrogenase family protein — translated: MQLKSNISFNDTSVAFQAKSDEALRKANFVFSVVNNPYISKMSMVAVKAALAIRLPIKWIIKKTVFEHFCGGETIQDSLQSIKDLNAYNVGAILDYSVEGVDTTSNYEKVKKQIIDTIVTASKTEGIPFSVFKVTGIGSTSSLRKRQSKEKFTKKDHSNYEKLKGRVEDICEAAYQNNVPILIDAEESWIQDSIDEIVYEMMAKYNKEKAVVFNTYQMYRSDMLGNLKNAFHYAAMGNYYLGAKLVRGAYMEKERDRAEDKGYESPIHPNKDAVDNDFNKALSFCMDNKQRISFMCGSHNEYSNLYLTLLMEKHGMKNDDPRVFFAQLYGMSDNISFNLAEAGYNVVKYLPYGPVKAVMPYLFRRATENTSVAGQSSRELTLIRAELKRRKEAK
- a CDS encoding OmpA family protein, with product MIKHFIYLIIICFSFTSPAIAQKTLWASKVIEFSSERKTPIHLAQLAGESYKASQILGEPDIYPGSEGSSRAWTPKKTDQVDYIKVGFSEAIQIQQIAIAESINPTAIWKVYAYDERGNEHFINEFTPRSIPLKGRILNIFTDLTPYKVTAVKVEINGKEVPGYNGIDAIAISDSKTPIRIDMKIAAGIYESVQAEKLSDSINSPYKDLKPLLTPDGKTMFFSRVGDPQNVGGTDDLEDIWFSEKNSDGEWKKAQNIGTSLNNKGPNFICSVTPKGDGYVLLLGNRYLKNKMTEGLSIATQTEDGLSDVEPVIIENEENFSPFANYYLGINQQIIIMSVHRRNGEGGRDLYVSFKQENGRWSTPKNLGSTINTPDEESSPFLAADGKTLYFSSKGHLGFGGSDVYISRRLDDTWTNWSTPENLGPYINSADDEIFFHLAYDSKYAYYTRGDGQDADIYRLELPAYELPDPTVELNVKVINKNTKELIPEAKLVVHNKTMDIAEWHPSTDNTGKFDFIIPKGYVYEISAKADKFLSIDTHQIDLTRVYESETMEYVLHMTPIEVGERIPLDNIYFDFDKATLRDESIPQLNKVVRFMEDNPKVTIQLDGHTCSLGSESYNKRLSEDRARSVMDYLLKEGIKKKRVSSLGFGEAQPIASNETESGRVKNRRVEFVITDK